From Labrus bergylta chromosome 22, fLabBer1.1, whole genome shotgun sequence, one genomic window encodes:
- the asgr1a gene encoding C-type lectin domain family 10 member A, with product MPDYHREQDTNALWIKDGLPVSLSVVSFIKRWLFPALTATVIFILIIVLGVSNTKTSNRLSSVEKSVSNFSDVIKSLNTSLQQAQERAKEVERIRFAVENNKDQLNSVSEALKQLSVVDYLSRSVASLKCSLERIVNNGSGIAACCPPHWDQFDYNCYYFSTVSLSWNESRLWCEKKEAHLLILHSDKAWDFVTRHAASRWFWVGLSDWRTGRWEWINRTPYTIEHRRWMPGQPDNWFGHGLGPGGEDCAHMHNDGRLNDQYCSTKMRFVCQKHSTRG from the exons ATGCCTGACTATCATCGTGAGCAAGACACGAACGCCCTCTGGATCAAAg ATggtcttcctgtctctctctcagttgtTTCCTTCATCAAACGCTGGTTGTTTCCTGCTCTGACGGCTACAGTCATCTTCATTCTCATCATTGTCCTGGGAGTCAGCA ACACAAAGACGTCCAATCGTCTGTCGTCCGTAGAGAAGAGTGTTTCAAActtcagtgatgtcatcaaatcACTGAACACCTCCCTGCAGCAAGCTCAAG AAAGAGCGAAAGAAGTGGAAAGGATTCGGTTtgctgtggagaacaacaaagacCAGCTGAACTCAG tgTCCGAGGCGTTGAAGCAGCTGTCGGTGGTGGATTATCTCAGCAGGAGTGTCGCATCGCTCAAATGTTCCCTTGAACGCATCGTCAACAACG GGTCTGGCATCGCTGCTTGTTGTCCTCCACATTGGGATCAGTTCGACTATAACTGTTATTACTTCAGCACTGTGTCTCTGTCCTGGAACGAGTCCAGACTgtggtgtgaaaaaaaagaagctcaccTGCTCATCCTGCACAGTGACAAGGCGTGG gACTTTGTGACGCGTCATGCAGCCTCCCGCTGGTTCTGGGTCGGGCTGTCGGACTGGAGGACTGGTCGCTGGGAGTGGATTAACCGCACACCGTACACCATAGAGCACAG GCGCTGGATGCCGGGTCAGCCTGACAACTGGTTCGGTCATGGTTTAGGTCCCGGAGGTGAAGACTGTGCTCACATGCACAACGATGGACGCCTCAACGACCAGTACTGCTCCACC